Proteins found in one Magnolia sinica isolate HGM2019 chromosome 5, MsV1, whole genome shotgun sequence genomic segment:
- the LOC131246192 gene encoding photosystem II core complex proteins psbY, chloroplastic, with the protein MATTIATMAMLNAKCLSINSPNHLNPIKPTIKPLSLLSLQSLPKGLAHSKSSRDNLNPSSLAGTAIAGAIFSSLSCCDAALAAQQIAEIAEGDNRGLALLLPIIPAIAWVLFNILQPALNQLSRMRSEKGIIVGLGLGGLTTSSFISTPSASASEIAAIADASSNDSRGLLLLFVIAPAVLWVLYNILQPALNQLNRMRSE; encoded by the coding sequence ATGGCTACAACCATTGCTACAATGGCCATGCTCAATGCCAAGTGCTTGAGCATAAACTCTCCAAACCATCTTAATCCTATCAAGCCAACCATCAAACCCCTTTCCCTCCTTTCCCTCCAAAGCCTCCCGAAAGGCTTGGCCCACTCCAAATCCTCCCGAGATAATCTGAACCCTTCATCTCTCGCTGGGACTGCCATTGCGGGTGCCATCTTTTCCTCCCTAAGTTGTTGCGACGCTGCATTGGCGGCCCAACAGATTGCAGAAATTGCCGAAGGCGACAACCGTGGCCTTGCTCTCCTGCTGCCGATAATCCCCGCAATAGCTTGGGTTCTCTTCAATATACTCCAACCTGCTCTTAACCAACTTAGCCGAATGCGGAGCGAGAAAGGGATCATTGTAGGACTTGGGCTTGGAGGATTGACCACATCGAGCTTTATCTCCACGCCTAGCGCATCGGCCAGTGAGATTGCTGCGATTGCTGATGCGTCATCAAACGACAGCCGTGGGTTGCTCCTGTTGTTTGTGATTGCTCCTGCTGTTTTGTGGGTCCTCTACAACATTCTCCAACCGGCTTTGAACCAGCTCAATAGGATGAGGTCAGAGTAA